A stretch of Mycobacterium sp. ELW1 DNA encodes these proteins:
- a CDS encoding ParB N-terminal domain-containing protein: protein MSENITTDIDTTAQVPAAGTLEHLDPQTLELETNVRDDAALDADFVASIKEHGVLNPIAAVRGHDGVVRVRAGQRRTLAAREAGLASVPVYVRESVAGDDEKAQVLERVPEQIVENDKRLAITEAQRARGIQQMLDAGVSVTKVAKSLSIGRDTVKSVATAAGSAAAMEALDTGQLSLAEAAVLSEFDDDPEAIERLIEVAGTNRFDHRVAEIRQERESQKAYQEVSAGYVEKGYRLLDDDSFPEYGDPTSVELRYLRNADGSPATEESITNPAHWAVYLTEEDGYVDNETGEAVEYHDIDWYSRHSGKVTEGKRDPNSITEVAVWTADWFCTDYAAAGLVLCEQLAHRVEALSREDGDDVDGDDEHDHQDAEARAAARADAERRERRKVIALNKLGQAAQQVRREFIAEKVLTRKTPPKGAAMFVAKCITSDVRLIEEYHGGEVAAELLGVSDLQAVHKLVAELPATGDGRAQVITLALVLGALEARTGKDAWRGMGGYGRYVGPAELLGFLAENGYPLADIERVILGEQTADALYDSLTDQAEPADDE, encoded by the coding sequence ATGAGCGAGAACATCACCACCGATATCGACACCACAGCCCAGGTCCCGGCAGCGGGCACCCTTGAGCACCTCGACCCGCAGACGTTGGAACTCGAAACCAACGTGCGCGATGACGCCGCACTGGACGCCGATTTCGTCGCCAGCATCAAGGAGCACGGCGTGCTCAACCCCATCGCAGCGGTGCGCGGACACGACGGCGTGGTGCGGGTGCGTGCGGGGCAGCGCCGCACTCTGGCCGCGCGTGAGGCCGGACTGGCCAGCGTCCCGGTCTACGTGCGCGAAAGCGTCGCAGGCGATGACGAGAAAGCCCAGGTCCTCGAACGAGTGCCGGAGCAGATTGTCGAGAACGACAAGCGTCTCGCTATCACCGAGGCCCAGCGGGCACGCGGCATTCAGCAGATGCTCGATGCCGGGGTGTCGGTGACCAAGGTCGCCAAGTCGCTGTCCATCGGTCGCGACACGGTCAAGTCGGTGGCCACCGCCGCCGGATCGGCGGCAGCCATGGAGGCCCTCGACACTGGGCAGCTGTCGCTGGCCGAGGCTGCGGTGCTCAGCGAGTTCGATGACGACCCCGAGGCGATCGAGCGCCTGATCGAGGTGGCAGGCACTAATCGATTCGACCACCGGGTGGCCGAGATCCGTCAGGAACGCGAGTCGCAGAAGGCTTACCAGGAGGTGTCTGCGGGCTACGTCGAGAAGGGTTATCGGCTGCTCGATGACGACTCGTTCCCCGAGTACGGCGACCCGACCAGCGTGGAGTTGCGCTACCTGCGCAATGCCGATGGCTCACCGGCCACCGAAGAGTCGATCACCAACCCGGCGCACTGGGCGGTGTACCTGACCGAAGAGGACGGCTATGTCGACAACGAGACCGGCGAAGCGGTCGAGTACCACGATATCGACTGGTACTCACGTCACAGCGGCAAGGTCACCGAGGGAAAGCGCGACCCCAACTCGATCACCGAAGTGGCGGTGTGGACTGCTGATTGGTTCTGCACCGACTACGCCGCAGCTGGATTGGTGTTGTGCGAGCAGCTGGCCCATCGTGTGGAGGCGCTGTCTCGCGAGGACGGCGACGACGTCGACGGCGACGACGAGCACGACCACCAGGACGCCGAGGCGCGCGCGGCGGCGCGGGCCGACGCCGAGCGTCGCGAGCGGCGCAAGGTGATCGCGCTCAACAAGCTCGGGCAGGCTGCCCAGCAGGTGCGCCGAGAGTTCATCGCCGAAAAGGTCCTCACCCGCAAGACCCCGCCCAAGGGTGCGGCGATGTTCGTCGCGAAGTGCATCACCAGCGATGTACGCCTGATCGAGGAGTACCACGGCGGCGAGGTCGCCGCCGAGCTGCTCGGGGTCAGCGACCTGCAGGCGGTGCACAAGCTGGTGGCCGAGCTTCCGGCCACTGGTGACGGGCGCGCCCAAGTCATCACCCTGGCGCTGGTGCTGGGAGCGCTGGAAGCCCGCACCGGCAAGGACGCCTGGCGCGGCATGGGCGGCTATGGCCGCTACGTCGGGCCCGCCGAGCTGCTGGGTTTCCTGGCCGAAAACGGTTACCCGCTGGCCGACATCGAGCGAGTCATCCTCGGCGAGCAAACCGCCGACGCTCTCTATGACTCGCTGACCGATCAGGCCGAACCCGCCGACGACGAGTAG
- the nrdH gene encoding glutaredoxin-like protein NrdH, giving the protein MTAITVYTKPACVQCNATFRALDNAGLDYTKVDINTDADARDYVMSLGYLQAPVVVAGGQHWSGYRPDRISAISKSPALSA; this is encoded by the coding sequence ATGACCGCCATCACCGTCTACACAAAGCCCGCCTGCGTGCAATGCAACGCGACTTTTCGAGCCTTGGATAATGCCGGGTTGGACTATACGAAAGTCGACATCAATACCGATGCCGACGCCCGCGACTACGTGATGAGTCTGGGCTACCTGCAAGCCCCCGTCGTCGTCGCCGGCGGCCAGCACTGGTCGGGGTATCGCCCCGACCGAATTTCGGCGATCAGCAAATCCCCCGCGCTGAGCGCCTGA